A genome region from Bacteroidota bacterium includes the following:
- a CDS encoding cytochrome b5, with amino-acid sequence MDTLPEYSTAELALRNGQDRPEIWTAYQGIIYDVTDSKLWRNGKHYQHWAGCDLTAEMERAPHTQRVFDGLRAVGRLKDYVPTPGAENRQ; translated from the coding sequence ATGGACACACTACCGGAATATTCGACGGCAGAGCTGGCCCTGCGAAACGGACAGGACCGGCCCGAGATATGGACTGCCTACCAGGGCATCATCTATGATGTAACCGATAGCAAGCTGTGGCGCAACGGCAAGCACTACCAGCACTGGGCAGGCTGCGACCTGACTGCCGAGATGGAACGGGCCCCCCACACCCAGCGCGTTTTTGATGGGCTGAGGGCTGTGGGCCGGCTAAAGGACTATGTGCCCACACCCGGTGCCGAAAACAGGCAGTAG